One genomic segment of Pseudonocardia sp. T1-2H includes these proteins:
- the nhaA gene encoding Na+/H+ antiporter NhaA — protein MTTLTERGELSRAARQFLRTESGSAVLLISAAAFALVWANLGPSYEEFWHTRLAMALGGAELALDLRHWVNDGLMVLFFFSVGLEISREMTLGELRGFRAVATPAMAAVGGLCVPALLFLLFNYGGEGQNAWGIAISTDTAVLLGVLALVGPRCPDQLRVFLLALAIVDDIGAVLAIAFFYTERVNVAALMGALVLFAALLGLRFVRFWRTPFYAAIGVVMWVAVLASGVHPSVVGVALGLLVNAYAPRRQDMRRALLAGKSFLVDPTPTRALAAQAAVTEAVSPNERLQLRIQPWSSYVIVPMFVLANAGVVLDRTTLTAALGSPITWGIVVGLVVGKPIGVTLGTWIALRARIGRLPDTLRWGQLAGGATLAGIGFTVALFVTELALKDPLLQSEAKIGILAGSILAALLGWLVFRVAGERGGQCSPSGLPVLPPRPWRPVD, from the coding sequence GTGACGACATTAACGGAGCGCGGGGAGCTGTCTCGTGCCGCGCGGCAGTTCCTGCGCACCGAATCCGGGTCGGCGGTGCTCCTGATCAGCGCGGCCGCGTTCGCGCTGGTGTGGGCGAACCTCGGTCCGTCCTACGAGGAGTTCTGGCACACCCGGCTCGCGATGGCCCTGGGTGGCGCCGAGCTCGCGCTCGACCTGCGGCACTGGGTCAACGACGGGCTGATGGTGCTGTTCTTCTTCAGCGTCGGCCTGGAGATCTCCCGGGAGATGACGCTCGGCGAGCTGCGGGGCTTCCGCGCCGTCGCGACCCCGGCGATGGCAGCGGTCGGCGGCCTGTGCGTGCCCGCGCTGCTCTTCCTGCTGTTCAACTACGGCGGCGAGGGCCAGAACGCGTGGGGCATCGCGATCTCCACGGACACCGCCGTCCTGCTCGGCGTGCTCGCCCTCGTCGGGCCGCGGTGCCCGGACCAGCTGCGGGTGTTCCTGCTGGCCCTGGCGATCGTCGACGACATCGGCGCCGTCCTCGCGATCGCGTTCTTCTACACCGAGCGGGTGAACGTGGCCGCGCTCATGGGAGCGCTGGTGCTGTTCGCCGCGCTGCTCGGTCTGCGCTTCGTGCGGTTCTGGCGGACGCCGTTCTACGCGGCCATCGGCGTCGTGATGTGGGTGGCGGTCCTGGCGTCCGGGGTGCATCCGAGCGTCGTCGGCGTCGCGCTCGGTCTGCTGGTCAACGCCTACGCGCCGCGCCGGCAGGACATGCGCCGCGCGCTGTTGGCGGGCAAGAGCTTCCTGGTCGACCCGACGCCCACGCGCGCCCTGGCGGCGCAGGCGGCCGTGACCGAGGCGGTCTCGCCGAACGAGCGGCTGCAGCTGAGGATCCAGCCGTGGAGCAGCTATGTGATCGTCCCGATGTTCGTGCTGGCCAATGCCGGCGTGGTGCTCGACCGGACGACGCTGACGGCGGCGCTCGGCTCGCCGATCACGTGGGGGATCGTCGTCGGCCTCGTGGTCGGCAAGCCGATCGGCGTGACGCTGGGAACCTGGATCGCGCTACGAGCCCGGATCGGCCGGTTGCCGGACACGCTGCGGTGGGGCCAGCTCGCGGGTGGTGCGACGCTCGCCGGGATCGGCTTCACCGTGGCGCTGTTCGTCACCGAGCTCGCCCTGAAGGACCCGCTGCTGCAGAGCGAGGCGAAGATCGGCATCCTCGCCGGCTCGATCCTGGCGGCGCTCCTCGGCTGGCTGGTCTTCCGGGTGGCGGGGGAGCGGGGCGGCCAGTGCTCGCCGAGCGGGCTCCCGGTCCTGCCCCCGCGCCCCTGGCGACCCGTCGACTGA
- a CDS encoding DsbA family protein yields MRRAPSFSLVEYGDFECPYCREAAPVIEKVREELGDRLMFAFRHFPLFELHPHSLAAACAAEAASVYGRFWPMHARLYAPGPPRLTQRDLREHAEAIGMDNPDKAIWPASQNFEDRVEADFNSGVRSGVRGTPTLFVNGEQYRGPVSVDALLDALTS; encoded by the coding sequence GTGAGGCGGGCGCCGAGCTTCTCCCTCGTCGAGTACGGGGACTTCGAGTGCCCCTACTGCCGCGAGGCCGCACCCGTGATCGAGAAGGTGCGCGAGGAGCTGGGCGACCGGCTGATGTTCGCCTTCCGGCACTTCCCGCTGTTCGAGCTGCATCCGCACTCCCTCGCGGCGGCGTGCGCGGCCGAGGCGGCGTCGGTCTACGGGCGCTTCTGGCCGATGCACGCCCGCCTCTACGCCCCGGGCCCGCCCCGGCTGACCCAGCGGGACCTGCGCGAGCATGCCGAGGCGATCGGGATGGACAACCCGGACAAGGCGATCTGGCCCGCCAGCCAGAACTTCGAGGACCGGGTGGAGGCGGACTTCAACTCGGGCGTGCGCAGCGGCGTGCGCGGGACGCCCACCCTGTTCGTCAACGGCGAGCAGTACCGCGGCCCCGTCTCCGTCGACGCCCTGCTGGACGCGCTCACCTCCTGA